The genomic DNA GATCTCCCGAAGGAACGGCCCTCGCTGGTCCTGACGATGGGGGATCCCTGCGGCGTCGGGCCCGAGGTCGTCCTCAAGGGCCTCGCCGACGAGCGGCTCGCCGCCGCCGCGCGGCTGGTCGTCGTCGGCGAAGAGGGAATCCTGCGGCGGACGGCCCGCGAGCAGAAGCTGCGCTGGCCGTTCGCCGGCGTCGTCCGCGAACTGCCCGCGGAGCGTTGGGAAAAGCCGCTGCTGCTCGCGGTGCGCGAGCCGAGCGAGGAGCTGCTGCCCGGCCGGATCTGCGCCGCGGGCGGCCGCGTCGCCGTCGAGGCGATCGAGCGCGGCGTCGAGATCTGCCGCGCCGGCCGCGCGGCGGGGATCGTCACCGCGCCGATCCACAAAGAAGCGATCTCGCTCGCCGGCATCCCCGAGCCGGGGCACACCGAGATGCTCGCCCGCCTCACCGGCGCGCCGCGCGTGGCGATGATGTTCTGGACGCCGGACTTCAGCGTCGCGCTTCTTTCGACGCACCTCGCGCTGGCCGAGGCGATCCGCAAGGTCCGCTGCAAGCGGATCCTCGAGCAGCTCGTCTTCGTCGAGCGGGAGTGG from bacterium includes the following:
- the pdxA gene encoding 4-hydroxythreonine-4-phosphate dehydrogenase PdxA; protein product: MKTRGEQDLPKERPSLVLTMGDPCGVGPEVVLKGLADERLAAAARLVVVGEEGILRRTAREQKLRWPFAGVVRELPAERWEKPLLLAVREPSEELLPGRICAAGGRVAVEAIERGVEICRAGRAAGIVTAPIHKEAISLAGIPEPGHTEMLARLTGAPRVAMMFWTPDFSVALLSTHLALAEAIRKVRCKRILEQLVFVEREWRRLFGRAPRVAVAGLNPHSGEGGRFGVEESLYIRPAVEKAREDGLIVNGPVPPDSVFAQAKEGRYDLVLALYHDQATIPVKTCYGRRAVNVTLGLPFVRTSVDHGTAMDIAGKGIASEESVVAATLLGARLAAVASAPAAD